From Streptomyces asiaticus, one genomic window encodes:
- a CDS encoding sensor histidine kinase, whose amino-acid sequence MRARGALTACARGFAVSWLALVSITLSVLTILSISFITLGIGVFTTPPLIRAVRAHANHRRLLAAAWSGVRIQLPYRPLPDDRRSGVTGQVELCTFLLKDPATWRDLLWLQVDMTAGYAIALLAFVFMPYGLEGFVLAAGVWQPIVDAGGTYWYAFLPIDSLGTALLAVPVGVGFIALGSVLSPVLLRGHFLLARSFLDPTPHMALEQRVRRLTETRHDAVDTSAAELRRIERDLHDGAQARLVAMGMSLGTVEALIEKDPAKARELLAAARTNSAEALAELRDLVRGIHPPVLAERGLGDAVRALALRMAVPVEVDVDLTGRPDEPVESAAYFAVSEVLTNAAKHAGASRMWLDIHHQDGMLRITVTDDGRGGAEITPDGGLSGVERRLGTFDGVLAVSSPTGGPTMVTMEIPCALSAHGAAR is encoded by the coding sequence ATGAGGGCACGTGGAGCGCTGACGGCCTGTGCACGGGGGTTCGCCGTCTCCTGGCTCGCGCTGGTGTCGATCACCCTGTCCGTGCTGACGATCCTGTCGATCAGCTTCATCACGCTGGGCATCGGGGTGTTCACCACCCCTCCGCTGATCCGCGCGGTGCGGGCGCACGCCAATCACCGCCGGCTGCTGGCCGCCGCCTGGTCCGGTGTGCGGATCCAGCTGCCGTACCGCCCGCTGCCGGACGATCGGCGCTCCGGGGTCACCGGGCAGGTGGAGCTGTGCACCTTCCTGCTGAAGGACCCGGCCACCTGGCGCGATCTGCTGTGGCTCCAGGTCGACATGACGGCCGGGTACGCCATCGCGCTGCTGGCCTTCGTCTTCATGCCGTACGGGCTCGAGGGGTTCGTACTGGCCGCCGGGGTGTGGCAGCCGATCGTGGACGCGGGCGGCACCTACTGGTACGCGTTCCTGCCCATCGACTCGCTGGGCACCGCCCTGCTGGCCGTCCCGGTCGGCGTCGGCTTCATCGCCCTCGGCTCGGTCCTCTCCCCGGTCCTGCTGCGCGGCCACTTCCTGCTGGCGCGCTCCTTCCTGGATCCGACCCCGCACATGGCGCTCGAGCAGCGGGTGCGGCGGCTCACCGAGACCCGGCACGACGCCGTGGACACCTCCGCCGCCGAACTGCGCCGCATCGAGCGCGATCTGCACGACGGCGCCCAGGCCCGGCTGGTGGCGATGGGCATGAGCCTGGGCACCGTGGAGGCGCTGATCGAGAAGGACCCGGCGAAGGCCAGGGAGCTGCTCGCCGCGGCCCGTACGAACTCTGCCGAGGCCCTGGCCGAGCTGCGCGACCTGGTCCGCGGCATCCATCCGCCGGTACTGGCCGAGCGCGGCCTGGGGGACGCGGTGCGCGCGCTGGCGCTGCGGATGGCGGTGCCGGTGGAGGTGGACGTGGACCTCACGGGCCGCCCCGACGAACCGGTCGAGTCGGCGGCGTACTTCGCGGTCAGCGAGGTGCTGACCAACGCGGCCAAGCACGCGGGCGCCTCGCGGATGTGGCTGGACATCCACCACCAGGACGGCATGCTGCGCATCACCGTGACCGACGACGGCCGCGGCGGCGCGGAGATCACCCCGGACGGCGGGCTGAGCGGGGTCGAGCGGCGGCTGGGCACGTTCGACGGGGTGCTCGCGGTCAGCAGCCCGACCGGCGGGCCCACCATGGTGACGATGGAGATCCCCTGCGCCCTCTCGGCGCACGGCGCCGCCAGATGA
- a CDS encoding LuxR C-terminal-related transcriptional regulator translates to MRVVVAEDLFLLRDGLVRMLEAYDFEVVAAVESGPELSKALAELEPDVAVVDVRLPPSFSDEGLQCALAARRARPLPVLVLSQHVEQLYARELLADGSGGIGYLLKDRVFDADQFIDAVRRVAAGGTAMDPQVISQLLDRRAQDRPLGRLTPRELEVMELMAEGRSNTAIAAQLFVTERAVAKHTSNIFGKLGLPPSDDNNRRVLAVLAYLDRG, encoded by the coding sequence GTGCGTGTTGTGGTCGCCGAGGATCTGTTCCTGTTGCGGGACGGGCTGGTGCGCATGCTGGAGGCGTACGACTTCGAGGTCGTGGCCGCCGTGGAGAGCGGGCCCGAGCTGAGCAAGGCGCTGGCCGAGCTGGAGCCGGATGTGGCGGTGGTGGATGTGCGGCTGCCGCCGTCGTTCAGCGACGAGGGACTCCAGTGCGCGCTGGCGGCGCGGCGGGCGCGGCCGCTGCCGGTGCTGGTGCTGTCGCAGCATGTGGAGCAGTTGTACGCGCGGGAGCTGCTCGCGGACGGCAGCGGGGGCATCGGCTATCTGCTCAAGGACCGGGTCTTCGACGCCGATCAGTTCATCGACGCGGTGCGGCGGGTCGCCGCCGGGGGCACCGCGATGGATCCGCAGGTGATCTCGCAGCTGCTGGACCGGCGCGCCCAGGACCGCCCGCTGGGGCGGCTGACGCCACGGGAGCTGGAGGTGATGGAGCTGATGGCGGAGGGGCGGTCGAACACGGCGATCGCGGCGCAGCTGTTCGTCACCGAGCGGGCGGTCGCCAAGCACACCTCCAATATCTTCGGCAAGCTCGGCCTGCCGCCGTCGGACGACAACAACCGGCGGGTGCTCGCGGTGCTGGCCTACCTCGACCGGGGCTGA
- a CDS encoding ARPP-2 domain-containing protein: MTTTTTLDLAGLTALPAQTWGAIRLVPLVRDEPIADLRLDARLYGDDLAAVALDRRTAYYAYIPHGFVATWTADGTPAAAYGTRLRQGDERRADPPPCVSLRLHRRMARRVDRNRLRFLPLHLALEGYLALHFGGPAVVWEEWSHRAVSHGLSPRVEQAYTGAEVAGLGDALRVFEIHPGQCGVLLYAADALAAAFVVPHPDDYRALHPSLLHDLYGELVYHYAMLYGPVPDFRARIADGAVSSLAGLRAEAARQRAEWADFHTTALAGGLLDTAYEVQRVRRMGPFALSRFLPPFHRRAEQHIGETITHEDGRLAYLKTFRLSEHQVRRGHLLTRLAAADWNLAAAAGLLGVTPAQLALRLEAAGFGALLRQDVLDHYRAEARRGR, from the coding sequence ATGACGACCACCACGACGCTCGATCTGGCCGGGCTGACCGCCCTGCCCGCCCAGACCTGGGGCGCGATCCGGCTGGTGCCCCTCGTCCGGGACGAGCCGATCGCCGATCTGCGGCTGGACGCCCGGCTCTACGGCGACGACCTCGCCGCCGTCGCGCTGGACCGGCGCACGGCGTACTACGCCTACATTCCGCACGGTTTCGTCGCCACCTGGACGGCCGACGGGACCCCGGCCGCGGCGTACGGCACCCGGCTGCGGCAGGGGGACGAGCGGCGGGCCGACCCGCCGCCGTGCGTCTCCCTGCGCCTCCACCGCCGGATGGCGCGCCGCGTCGACCGGAACCGGCTGCGCTTCCTCCCCCTGCACCTCGCGCTGGAGGGCTATCTCGCCCTGCACTTCGGCGGCCCGGCGGTGGTGTGGGAGGAGTGGTCGCACCGGGCGGTCAGCCATGGTCTGTCGCCACGGGTCGAGCAGGCGTACACCGGCGCCGAGGTGGCGGGTCTGGGCGACGCGCTCCGGGTCTTCGAGATCCACCCGGGCCAGTGCGGGGTGCTGCTCTACGCCGCCGACGCGCTCGCCGCCGCCTTCGTCGTACCGCATCCGGACGACTACCGCGCCCTGCATCCGTCGCTGCTGCACGATCTGTACGGGGAGCTGGTGTACCACTACGCGATGCTGTACGGGCCCGTGCCCGACTTCCGGGCGCGGATAGCGGACGGTGCGGTGTCCTCCCTGGCCGGGCTGCGCGCCGAGGCGGCCCGGCAGCGGGCGGAGTGGGCGGACTTCCACACCACCGCGCTCGCGGGCGGGCTGCTGGACACCGCGTACGAGGTCCAGCGGGTGCGCCGCATGGGGCCGTTCGCCCTGTCGCGCTTCCTGCCGCCGTTCCACCGCCGCGCCGAGCAGCACATCGGCGAGACCATCACCCACGAGGACGGCCGCCTCGCCTATCTCAAGACCTTCCGCCTCTCCGAACACCAGGTCCGCCGCGGCCATCTGCTCACCCGCCTCGCCGCGGCCGACTGGAACCTGGCGGCGGCGGCCGGTCTCCTCGGTGTCACCCCCGCCCAGCTGGCGCTGCGCCTCGAGGCGGCGGGCTTCGGGGCGCTGCTGCGGCAGGACGTGCTGGACCACTACCGGGCGGAAGCGCGCCGGGGCCGGTAG